The Chryseobacterium sp. LJ668 genome segment CTGTTTTATCAAGAGAAGTTGGATGTAGAAGCGCAGAAAAAGAATTCCATGGAATCGTGGAATGTCTGATCAGGTCTTTCCCAAGCTCACCATTATTCATTCTGATTCCAGTAGAATGTTGAACCTCGCCGATTTCTTTCTGCAGTTCTTTATTGAATGTTTCAAAGTCTTCCGAAAAATGTATAAAGGCAAAACCAAAAGTCTCATCGATTCTTCCAATAGTTGTTCCGGCATGAATGGTATCATACGAAACGATTTGATTATTTAAAATCCGAAGCTTTAGCTCTGCAACAGCATTGACTGCACACATAGATTTATGAAGATAAGTGGCAAAAAAAGAATGGTTGTCGGCTTTAGAAGAATCATAAGCTTTTGTACAGTCTACTTCGGTTGTGAAACCAAAATACGGATTCGCCATTTTAGAGAAAAATTCAAAATGCTCTTTTCTTTTCCAGCTCTTTAAATCTATAATCTTCATTTATTGATGCTTTAATGGTTTTTGGTTAGTGCATATAATTATAATGTCACATCCAATTTTTTTTCATTGAAATCAAATTCCTTTTCCCATTCTTCAAGCAAATTTAAAATAGGCAGTAACGCCAATCCTTTTTCGGTAAGGTGGTACTCTACTCTTGGCGGCAACTCTTTAAACTCATGCCGGGTCAGCAGATTGTCTTCTTCCATCTCTCTAAGCTGATCTGTAAGCACTTTTCGCGAAATAACCGAAATGCGTGCAGCGATTTCACCAAATCTTAATGTACGGTCTTTTATAACCAATATAATAATAGGTTTCCACTTACTACCCAAAGCTGACATTGCTTTCCCAAGAGCACAGCTGCATTGCTTTATTTTTTCTTGTCTCATTGCTGGTACGTTAAGGGTTATTAGTTACCGCTAAGTTACCAGTTTTTTTATCATATAAAAAATTAATAGAACAAAAATGAACTATTATTAGTTACTTTGTGTAACAATTAAAGATTTATCAATTTAAATTTATTATAAAAAATGAATATAGACACCTTATTTACCCCATTTAGCTATAAAAATCTGCATCTTAATAACAGATTGGTAATGGCACCTATGACAAGAGCGCAATCTGACAATGGAGTTCCTACAAATGAAATTGCCGATTACTACTCAAGAAGAGCAGCTTCAGATGTAGGCTTGATTTTATCTGAAGGAACAGTAATCAATCGTCCGGCATCAAAGAATATACAAAATATACCTGATTTTTATGGAACCGAAGCATTGCGAGGCTGGAAAAACGTCATTGATGCCGTTCATAAATATGGAGGAAAAATGGGACCTCAGATTTGGCATGTTGGTGATACAAGAAGTTCTGAAACCTATCCTGAGATTCCAATGGAAAAGGCTTCCACAATGACCTTGGAAGATATTCGAGATACCATTGCACAATTTGCTGCATCTGCAAAATCTGCCAAAGATCTCGGGTTCGATTGCCTTGAAATTCATGGAGCTCACGGTTATCTTATCGATCAGTTTTTCTGGGAAATGACCAATACGAGAACAGACGAATATGGTGGGAAAACACTGAAAGAAAGAAGCCGTTTTGCAGTTGATGTAATTAAAGCAATGAGAGCAGCAGTCGGAGAAGATTTCACAATTATCATCCGTCTTTCTCAATGGAAGCAACAAGATTACCAAAGCAGATTGGCAACAACATCCTCAGAAATGGAAGACTGGCTTTTACCTATGAAAGAAGCGGGTGTTGATATTTTCCATTGCTCGCAACGTCGCTTTTGGGAACCAGAATTTGAAGGTTCTGATTTAAACTTTGCAGGCTGGGCAAAAAAAATTACCGGTCAGCCAACAATTACTGTGGGTTCTGTGGGTTTAAAAAGTGATTTCATGAGTGCATTTGCGGGTGAAGGAAGTGAGAAAACAGATCTTTCTGAATTGATGCGCAGATTTGAACGTGAGGATTTTGATCTGGTTGCAGTAGGACGTGCATTACTGACAGATCATCAGTGGGTACAAAAAATAAAAGAAGGAAGAACAGAAGAAATTTCAGATTTTTCAGCTGAAAGTCTTGGCGTTTTATATTAAATTTTTAGACAGTTAGTAGAAAGCAGTTTCGTTTGAAACTGCTTTTTAATTTCAGATAATAAAATTTGTTTCAGAACAGTTGTTTTTTAATTTTGATAAAAATTGTTACTTTGCAAACAGACCAGTTGGTATCTTATGAAAAAGTCTCAGGAAACCCGTTTAAACATTCTCAGGAAAGCATTTGATCTGATCTATAAAAACGGATATCAGAAAACAAGTGTTGACGAAATTATTGCCACAACTCAGGTTACAAAAGGTGCCTTTTATTATCATTTTAAAACTAAAGATGAAATGGGCCTTGCGATACTTGAAGAACTCCTGAAGCCTACATTTACGTCAGCTTTTATTGAACCTTTGCAAAATACAGAAAATGCGCTTGAATCTATTTATGATCTGATGAATCATATTCTGATGGAAGATTCTTTGCTTACCATAGAAAATGGCTGTCCGGCCTCCAATTTTGCTCAAGAAATGGCTCCATGGAATATTGATTTTACAAAAGCTCTGAATAAGCTCTCAAAACAATGGGAAAATGCAATGACAAATGCCATTGAAAAAAGTATGAAACAAGGGCTTATCAAAAATGATATCAATGCCAGAGAAGTTGCAATTTTTGTGATGTCTGGTTATTGGGGAATCAGAAATTTAGGAAAATTAACAAATAATAAATCGGTTTATCTTATTTATTTACAAGGGCTTAAAACCTATTTTCAAAGGCTTTAAAAATTTTTATATTAAAAACATACCAATTAGTATGTTTTTGTTTTATCTTTGGTATAAAATTACAACGATGTACCAAACGTTTACATTTCTGCATTCTACATTTCGATGGCTCGTTCTCATCAGTATAATCTACTCCATTATTCTCTCTTTACGTGGGTATTTTTCAGAGAAATTATTTACCAAATCTGATAATTTACTAAGACATTCTACAGCTACAATTTCACATATCCAGCTGATTTTAGGTATAACCTTATATTCTCAGAGTCCCATTGTCAGTTATTTCTGGAAAAATTTTGATGAGGCAAAACAAAGTACTGATTTATTGTTTTTCGGATTAATTCACATTTTTCTAATGCTCATGTCAATAGTTTTAATAACAATGGGTTCGGCAATTACAAAAAGAAAATCTAATGACAAAGACAAATTCAAAACAATGTTGATCTGGTATTCACTTGCCCTACTCATCATTTTTATTGCCATTCCGTGGCCATTTTCACCCTTTGCTAACAGACCTTATTTCAGATAATTATGATCAATTTATTTAAAACAAAAATCGGGCGTTTAAGAATTATTGCTATTTTGGAAGGCATTACATTGCTTACTTTAATTTTTATTGCAGTACCGCTCAAACATTTTATGGGAAATCCCTCAGTGGTAAAAATATTAGGTCCTGTACATGGAGCTTTATTTCTGCTTTTTCTTTTTAATACTTTGAGTGTGGGTATTGAGCAGAAATGGAAATTCAAAAAAACAACGTGGAAAGTTTTGCTCGCCTGTATTATCCCGTTTGGGACATTTTATATTGACAGAAAAATACTAAGCAAACTATGAAAAGTATTATTATGTTTTGTGGAATCATGCTCACTGTTTACATAGCTTACAGGATTTACAAATATCAGACATTAGACAACGGTTTGGATCAGTTAGTAAGAGATGGAGCGGTAATTTTAGATGTAAGAACAGAAAAAGAATTTAAAATGGGACATATTTCTGAGTCAAAGAATTTTTCTTTAGGAACAATTAGAGAAAGATATACAGAACTTGATCCTGGAAAAACCTATATTACTGTTTGCTCTCACGGCTTAAGAAGTGTGAAAGTTGAAACTATTTTAAAGGAAAAAGGCTTTAAAAAAGTGTATAATGGCGGAGCATGGAGCGACTTGAAAAAAAAACTTGATTTAAAATCATCAGAAAACCAAATAAACACTAATAATTAATCTTCAGTCATTTTTATAAATTGGTTAGATTTTTGAATTAGAAAATCAAACCAATTTCTTTTGAAGCTCATCACATTTACAAACAAAGGAATTTACTGTCCTCAGGGGAAATTTTATATTGACCCGTGGAGACCAGTTGATTTTGCAGTCATCACCCACGGTCACGCTGACCACGCCCGGTGGGGAATGAAAAAATACCTGTGTCATCACTTCACAAAACCTATTTTACATCAAAGAATTTCACCGGATATTGAGTGTCAGACTTTACAATACGGCGAAGTTTTGGACATTAATGGCGTGAAACTTTCTATGCATCCCGCAGGACATATTATTGGTTCGGCCCAGATTCGTTTGGAATATAAAGGTTATGTGAGTGTTGTGTCAGGAGACTATAAAGTTCAGGATGACGGTCTGAGTACGCCATTTGAACTTGTAAAATGTAACGAATTTGTAACAGAAAGCACATTTGGACTTCCCATTTACAATTGGCTTGAAGTTCCCGATCTGAATAAAAAGCTTCAAAATTGGGTTTTAAGAAATCAAGAAAACCAAAAAACCTCAGTTTTCATAGGGTATTCTCTCGGCAAAGCGCAGCGAATTATGAAAGCCGTTGAAGGGATGGGAAAAATCCACGTCCACTACTCGATTGGAAAACTCAATAAAGCCTTTGAAGAAGTTGGAATTGTACTTCCCGATTATGAAGTTCCCGATTTCAGGGAAAGTATCAAACATGTCGCTGGTGATATTGTTATTGTTCCGCCGGCGTTGTTAGACAGCAATGTAATCAAGAAAATTCCTGATGCTGCCACAGCAATTTGTTCAGGCTGGATGCAAGTTCGAGGCGCAAGAAGATGGCGAAGTATGGATGCCGGTTTTCCAATGAGCGATCATGCCGATTGGAAAGGTCTTTTGCAAGCCATCAAAGCGACCGAAGCAGAAATCGTTCACGTTACTCACGGACAAACCGAAGTCTTTTCAAAATATTTGAATGAGATCGGAATAAAATCTGATGTTGTTGAAACTTTGTATGGCGATGATGATGATGAAGTAGTTGAAAAGGAAGTTATAGACAAAACAGACAAATAAATACTACTCAACTAAACTTTCGAGGATTTTTTAACCTTGAATACTAGAAAGCTCTGTAGGAGTGAAACGTTTGTAGTAAATAATAATTGTTAAAACTGAGAGCTCCGTAGGAGCGGCACTCAACAGAACTAATTTTAAACGTCGAATTACTCGCAGCCCGGCTTAGGTGGAAATCCTTTTTGCAATACCAAATCTCATCTAAGCTGAATGTGTCTGGCAAAAAGATTGGGAACGGAAGGCGGATTAAGCTACCAGATAAATGCCTCTACGTTTCGGAAACGTTAATTGAAAATTTATGAAAAATTTCGCAGAACTCATCAATGCGTTGGAAAGCACCAATAAAACAAATGCTAAAATCGATGCCATCACCGATTATCTGGAGCGTGCGCCCGATGATGATAAATTATGGTTTATTGCTTTATTCACAGGAAAAAGGCCAAAGCGAAATGTCAATACAAATTTTATGAAAGAATGGGCATTGGAAATTATTCAATTGCCATTTTGGTTATTCCAGGAAAGTTATTCTTCAGTAGGAGACTTGGGTGAAACGATATCGCTGATTCTTCCGCCGCCAACAGAGAAAATTGAAAAATCACTGTCCCAATGGATGAACGAAATCATCAGATTGAAAAATAAAAATGAGGTCGAAAAAAAAGAATTCGTTTTAAATTCCTGGAATGGTTTAGATTATACAGAACGTCTTATTTTTAATAAATTATTGGGTGGAAGCTTCAGAATTGGAGTTTCCTCAAAAACTTTAATCAATTCTTTGATGAAATTTTCCGGACAGGAAGCGAGTACATTAATGCACAGTTTAATGGGAAAATGGCAGCCAGACGAAGTTTCATTCAAAGAACTTATTTCAGCAGAAAACATCAACCCTGATAATTCAAAACCTTACCCTTTTTGCCTCGCTTATCCGCTCGAAAAAGAGTTGGACGATTTGGGGAAACCCGAAGAATGGCTCATCGAATATAAGTGGGACGGAATTCGTGGACAAATCATCAGAAGAAATGATGAAGTTTTTATTTGGTCTCGTGGAGAAGAACTGGTAACCGAACAATTTCCCGAAATTGCCGAGACCGTAAAAGCGATGAAAGGCAACTTTGTGATTGATGGAGAAATACTTGCGGTGAAGGAAGGGAATGTTTTAAATTTTAACGAATTACAAAAGCGCTTGAACCGAAAAACTTTAACTAAAAAAATGCTCGCCGAAATTCCGATTGAAGTTTTTGCGTATGATATTTTGGAACTGGAAGGAACCGATTTAAGGGAAAAACCAATTTCTGCAAGACGAGCAATGTTGGCAGAATTACTATTAAATGAAGCTCCGGAAAACATTAAAATTTCTCAGGCAATTGATTTTGAAGATTGGAACAAATTAGATTTAATACGAGAAAATTCGAGGGAAATCAACAGTGAAGGATTGATGCTGAAACAGAAAATTTCACACTATCATTCCGGACGGAAAAAAGGCGATTGGTGGAAATGGAAAATCAGTCCCTTAACCATTGATGCAGTTCTTATTTATGCTCAAAAAGGTAGCGGTAGAAGAAGCGCATATTATACCGATTATAGTTTTGCCGTGAAAAGTGGTGATAAATTAGTTACCATTGCTAAAGCTTATTCAGGGTTAACTGATAAAGAAATAATGGAGGTCAGCAAGTTTGTCAATAAAAATGCAATCGAAAAATTTGGTCCCGTCCGTACCGTAAAACCCGAATTGGTTTTCGAAATTGCTTTTGAAGGAATAGGTTTTAGTAATCGACACAAGAGCGGGGTAGCTCTGCGTTTTCCAAGAATTTTAAGATGGCGGAAAGACAAAACCGTGAATGATATTGATGATATTGAAGAGATAAAAAAACTAATACAATAACACGTCAACACTTATCAGATTGGTAATCATAATACTAAATGTTTTAAAGTATCAAGATAGGCGGAGTTGAAAATTTCTAATAAAGTACCACAACAATTGAGTAACTACGAAGAAACCGACGGATTCAAAATCATTCAGCAATGGATGGCTGATAAAGGCAATTCCCCATTCAAGTTTCAGATTGACACTTGGAAAAAATTCGGGAATGGTTATAGCGGTATGGTGGTTGCTCCGACCGGTTTTGGGAAAACTTTTTCGGTGTTTTTAGCTTTAATTTCAGATTTTTTAACCTTTCCGGATAAGTATAAGAAGGGTTTGAAAATGGTCTGGATCACACCCCTGCGTTCGCTTTCAAAAGATATTGCCAAAGCAATGCAGGAAGCTATTGATGAGATTGGTCTAGACTGGGCAGTTGGCGTAAGAAATGGCGACACAGACCCAAAAATACGACAGCAACAGGTGAAAAGTATGCCGGAAATTTTAGTTGTCACTCCAGAAAGTTTACATCTACTTTTAGCACAAAAAAATAATCAGCGTTTCTTTAACTCAATGCATTGCGTTGCTGTGGATGAATGGCACGAGCTATTGGGTTCAAAACGTGGTGTCATGTTGGAATTGGCAGTGTCGCAGTTGGTTTATTACGTTCCGAAAATTAAAATATGGGGAATTACAGCAACCATCGGCAACCTTGATGAGGCAATGGATGTTCTCATTCCTTTTGATATTAAAAAAACAAAAATTACTGCTAAAGAACTCAAGAAAATTGATATTATATCAGTCTTTCCTGATGAAGTTGAGTTCTTACCTTGGGCCGGACATCTCGGGCAGAAATTAGCAGATAAGGTGGTTCCGATCATTTTAGAATCAAAATCAACCATTGTCTTTACCAATACCCGAAGCCAGAGTGAAATGTGGTATCAGCTTCTTCTAAATGCCTATCCCGATTTTGCCGGACAAATTGCGATACACCATAGTTCGATTGATGCTCATTTAAGGATTTGGATTGAAGAAAATTTAAGCAATGGTAAATTAAAGGCAGTCGTTTCCACCTCATCTTTGGATCTGGGAATTGACTTTAAACCTGTTGATACTGTGATTCAAATCGGTTCTGCGAAAGGCGTTGCCAGATTTTTGCAACGCGCCGGACGAAGTGGCCACTCCCCTTTTGAAACGTCTAAAATATTCTGTGTCCCAACCCATTCTTTGGAACTCATTGAAGTTGCGGCATTAAAGGAAGCTGTGAAACAAAAAGTCATTGAGCCACGTGAGCCATTGGTTTTATGCTTCGATGTTTTGGTGCAGTTTCTGATGACTTTGGCAGTTGGTGACGGATTTTTTCCAGATGAAATTTACCAAAGGATCAAAAAAGTGTATACATTTCAGGAAATTAGAGATGAAGAATGGAAAGGAATAGTTGATTTTCTCACGATTGGCGGAAGCGCCCTGAAAAATTACGAAGAATATCATAAAGTTGTCGTGATGGAAGACGGCTTGCATAAAGTAACTTCCAGAAAAATCGCAATGCTCCACCGAATGAATATGGGTGCCATCGTCAGCGACGCAATGCTGAAAGTGAAATTTATTTCCGGCGGATATATCGGAATGGTTGAAGAATATTTTATCTCAAGATTGAAGAAGGAGGAAAAATTTATTTTGGCAGGAAGGGTTTTGGAAGTGGCAATGATCAAAGATATGACGGTTTTTGTACGTGCTTCGAAAGGAAAAGCAATGGCGCCGAGTTATTTGGGTGGACGATTGCCTTTGAGTTCAAATTTGGGTCATTTTTTAAGAGAAAAATTATCAGGAGCATTAAATCATAAAGCTTCCGAAAAAGAACTGAAGTTTCTGCATCCACTTTTAGCCAATCAGGAAAAACGGTCACATATTCCGAGAGAAGATGAGTTTTTGGTCGAACTGATTAAAAACCGAGAAGGTTATCATTTATTTATGTATCCTTTTGAAGGCCGTTTGGTACACGAAGTGATGGCTGCGTTGATCGCTTACCGGATTTCCAAATTGGCTCCGATCTCCTTTTCTATGGCGATGAATGATTATGGTTTTGAATTATTCAGTGATAAAGAAATTCCGCTGAACGAAGATAATCTTGAGAAAATATTAACTAGAGAAAACCTGATGGTCGATGTAATCTCGAGCATCAATTCTGCGGAAATGGCTAGAAGGAAATTCAGAGATATTGCTGTAATTTCCGGTATGGTTGTACAGAATTTTCCGGGACAGCAGCGCTCCAATAAAGCCCTACAAAGTTCGGCAGGACTTATTTTTAAAGTCCTGGAAGATTATGATCCCAATCATTTTCTCGTGAGACAGGCTTATACAGAGGTTTTTAATATGCAGTTGCAAGAACAAAGATTGGTTGAAGCATTTAAAAGAATCCAAAAATCTAAAATAATTTTAAAATATTCTAATACTTTT includes the following:
- a CDS encoding ligase-associated DNA damage response exonuclease, with protein sequence MKLITFTNKGIYCPQGKFYIDPWRPVDFAVITHGHADHARWGMKKYLCHHFTKPILHQRISPDIECQTLQYGEVLDINGVKLSMHPAGHIIGSAQIRLEYKGYVSVVSGDYKVQDDGLSTPFELVKCNEFVTESTFGLPIYNWLEVPDLNKKLQNWVLRNQENQKTSVFIGYSLGKAQRIMKAVEGMGKIHVHYSIGKLNKAFEEVGIVLPDYEVPDFRESIKHVAGDIVIVPPALLDSNVIKKIPDAATAICSGWMQVRGARRWRSMDAGFPMSDHADWKGLLQAIKATEAEIVHVTHGQTEVFSKYLNEIGIKSDVVETLYGDDDDEVVEKEVIDKTDK
- a CDS encoding rhodanese-like domain-containing protein, which gives rise to MKSIIMFCGIMLTVYIAYRIYKYQTLDNGLDQLVRDGAVILDVRTEKEFKMGHISESKNFSLGTIRERYTELDPGKTYITVCSHGLRSVKVETILKEKGFKKVYNGGAWSDLKKKLDLKSSENQINTNN
- a CDS encoding winged helix-turn-helix transcriptional regulator encodes the protein MRQEKIKQCSCALGKAMSALGSKWKPIIILVIKDRTLRFGEIAARISVISRKVLTDQLREMEEDNLLTRHEFKELPPRVEYHLTEKGLALLPILNLLEEWEKEFDFNEKKLDVTL
- a CDS encoding NADH:flavin oxidoreductase translates to MNIDTLFTPFSYKNLHLNNRLVMAPMTRAQSDNGVPTNEIADYYSRRAASDVGLILSEGTVINRPASKNIQNIPDFYGTEALRGWKNVIDAVHKYGGKMGPQIWHVGDTRSSETYPEIPMEKASTMTLEDIRDTIAQFAASAKSAKDLGFDCLEIHGAHGYLIDQFFWEMTNTRTDEYGGKTLKERSRFAVDVIKAMRAAVGEDFTIIIRLSQWKQQDYQSRLATTSSEMEDWLLPMKEAGVDIFHCSQRRFWEPEFEGSDLNFAGWAKKITGQPTITVGSVGLKSDFMSAFAGEGSEKTDLSELMRRFEREDFDLVAVGRALLTDHQWVQKIKEGRTEEISDFSAESLGVLY
- a CDS encoding ATP-dependent DNA ligase; protein product: MKNFAELINALESTNKTNAKIDAITDYLERAPDDDKLWFIALFTGKRPKRNVNTNFMKEWALEIIQLPFWLFQESYSSVGDLGETISLILPPPTEKIEKSLSQWMNEIIRLKNKNEVEKKEFVLNSWNGLDYTERLIFNKLLGGSFRIGVSSKTLINSLMKFSGQEASTLMHSLMGKWQPDEVSFKELISAENINPDNSKPYPFCLAYPLEKELDDLGKPEEWLIEYKWDGIRGQIIRRNDEVFIWSRGEELVTEQFPEIAETVKAMKGNFVIDGEILAVKEGNVLNFNELQKRLNRKTLTKKMLAEIPIEVFAYDILELEGTDLREKPISARRAMLAELLLNEAPENIKISQAIDFEDWNKLDLIRENSREINSEGLMLKQKISHYHSGRKKGDWWKWKISPLTIDAVLIYAQKGSGRRSAYYTDYSFAVKSGDKLVTIAKAYSGLTDKEIMEVSKFVNKNAIEKFGPVRTVKPELVFEIAFEGIGFSNRHKSGVALRFPRILRWRKDKTVNDIDDIEEIKKLIQ
- a CDS encoding ligase-associated DNA damage response DEXH box helicase, with amino-acid sequence MADKGNSPFKFQIDTWKKFGNGYSGMVVAPTGFGKTFSVFLALISDFLTFPDKYKKGLKMVWITPLRSLSKDIAKAMQEAIDEIGLDWAVGVRNGDTDPKIRQQQVKSMPEILVVTPESLHLLLAQKNNQRFFNSMHCVAVDEWHELLGSKRGVMLELAVSQLVYYVPKIKIWGITATIGNLDEAMDVLIPFDIKKTKITAKELKKIDIISVFPDEVEFLPWAGHLGQKLADKVVPIILESKSTIVFTNTRSQSEMWYQLLLNAYPDFAGQIAIHHSSIDAHLRIWIEENLSNGKLKAVVSTSSLDLGIDFKPVDTVIQIGSAKGVARFLQRAGRSGHSPFETSKIFCVPTHSLELIEVAALKEAVKQKVIEPREPLVLCFDVLVQFLMTLAVGDGFFPDEIYQRIKKVYTFQEIRDEEWKGIVDFLTIGGSALKNYEEYHKVVVMEDGLHKVTSRKIAMLHRMNMGAIVSDAMLKVKFISGGYIGMVEEYFISRLKKEEKFILAGRVLEVAMIKDMTVFVRASKGKAMAPSYLGGRLPLSSNLGHFLREKLSGALNHKASEKELKFLHPLLANQEKRSHIPREDEFLVELIKNREGYHLFMYPFEGRLVHEVMAALIAYRISKLAPISFSMAMNDYGFELFSDKEIPLNEDNLEKILTRENLMVDVISSINSAEMARRKFRDIAVISGMVVQNFPGQQRSNKALQSSAGLIFKVLEDYDPNHFLVRQAYTEVFNMQLQEQRLVEAFKRIQKSKIILKYSNTFTPLSFPIKVDSLRQTLTSENLDVRIQKLIKQSGRNIKDD
- a CDS encoding TetR/AcrR family transcriptional regulator; this translates as MKKSQETRLNILRKAFDLIYKNGYQKTSVDEIIATTQVTKGAFYYHFKTKDEMGLAILEELLKPTFTSAFIEPLQNTENALESIYDLMNHILMEDSLLTIENGCPASNFAQEMAPWNIDFTKALNKLSKQWENAMTNAIEKSMKQGLIKNDINAREVAIFVMSGYWGIRNLGKLTNNKSVYLIYLQGLKTYFQRL
- a CDS encoding DUF3817 domain-containing protein, whose product is MINLFKTKIGRLRIIAILEGITLLTLIFIAVPLKHFMGNPSVVKILGPVHGALFLLFLFNTLSVGIEQKWKFKKTTWKVLLACIIPFGTFYIDRKILSKL
- a CDS encoding CatA-like O-acetyltransferase; its protein translation is MKIIDLKSWKRKEHFEFFSKMANPYFGFTTEVDCTKAYDSSKADNHSFFATYLHKSMCAVNAVAELKLRILNNQIVSYDTIHAGTTIGRIDETFGFAFIHFSEDFETFNKELQKEIGEVQHSTGIRMNNGELGKDLIRHSTIPWNSFSALLHPTSLDKTESVPKITFGKFSIKDGKKFLPVSVEAHHV